From the genome of Biomphalaria glabrata chromosome 17, xgBioGlab47.1, whole genome shotgun sequence, one region includes:
- the LOC106071924 gene encoding uncharacterized protein LOC106071924: MSWSFLLTTCMTLEMTEKLSHKTAVLIVTVVTYAVTTWCQESIATTKAPRQKAQLVKDYDYIDTGVGYGLNKLRDIAAPTNSGLPRSQGSSSKTDSITLGEKYEWLVDRLRSIKHRGSPEMMDELQRLFPELNITKVYNSLSPPLRQNYEQPRKAWRSNTSRLKEEDEMEGHWVNGTLQPGEGPERDDAYYYNGTWYPGVREVEDGHYVNGTWYPAPGEADEGHMVNGTWREEKEEEGKEEENETEELMWWQLHHPKWREGEKEAHHHKSTENEQQQQEKNSNSPNPIFAPVPMNIDTYTNQNLPRRPSSSPQYQRPQSQPFHQHSPNPQPRVQIPLVKDPAAPSFIENKPLQSKMMGNSGPEPLVQMERVPIHSKPNVDTVLKETSLIDTNLHKQYGMSSTMTWGIVIACFIAFTFILAPLGCILYKYRMEKRIKKRTFLKRPEHGSVDEGIMDAMVMSELGETNNSRIKMIGKKPSPRTARHDRSQQPNSRRGSSTSTISSRLRSERRPLTMMELGDGPEILIV; this comes from the exons ATGTCTTGGTCTTTTTTGTTGACAACTTGCATGACTCTAGAGATGACCGAAAAGCTATCACACAAGACTGCAGTATTAATTGTGACTGTGGTGACGTATGCAGTGACCACATGGTGCCAGGAGTCTATAGCCACAACAAAAG cACCAAGGCAAAAGGCTCAGTTGGTCAAAGACTATGACTACATAGACACTGGTGTAGgctatggactaaacaaactaCGAGATATTGCAGCACCCACAAACTCGGGGCTGCCGAGGTCTCAAGGTTCTAGCTCCAAAACAGACTCCATAACTTTGGGAGAGAAATACGAGTGGTTAGTGGATAGGCTGAGGTCAATCAAACACAGAGGCTCCCCAGAGATGATGGACGAGCTACAGAGGCTTTTTCCGGAGCTGAACATCACCAAAGTATACAACTCTCTCAGTCCTCCGCTCAGACAGAACTACGAGCAGCCAAGGAAAGCATGGCGCAGTAACACTTCGCGTCTGAAAGAAGAGGACGAGATGGAGGGTCACTGGGTCAACGGAACTCTTCAACCGGGAGAAGGCCCGGAGAGGGACGATGCCTACTACTACAACGGCACCTGGTACCCAGGAGTCAGAGAAGTGGAAGATGGGCATTACGTCAACGGGACGTGGTACCCGGCGCCCGGCGAGGCGGATGAAGGTCACATGGTGAACGGCACCTGGCGTGAAGAAAAGGAAGAAGAGGGTAAGGAGGAGGAAAACGAAACGGAAGAACTCATGTGGTGGCAGCTTCACCACCCGAAATGGAGAGAAGGTGAAAAAGAGGCCCATCATCACAAATCAACCGAAAATGAACAACAACAGCAGGAGAAAAACTCAAATTCACCAAACCCAATTTTCGCACCTGTTCCAATGAATATAGACACATACACAAATCAAAATCTCCCCCGTCGCCCTTCGTCCTCGCCGCAATATCAGCGACCGCAGTCACAACCCTTTCATCAACATTCACCGAACCCGCAGCCCCGAGTTCAAATCCCCTTGGTAAAAGATCCTGCCGCCCCTTCATTCATCGAAAACAAGCCTCTCCAGTCAAAAATGATGGGCAACTCTGGACCGGAACCACTCGTTCAAATGGAAAGAGTGCCGATACACTCTAAACCAAATGTAGACACTGTGTTAAAAGAAACGTCTTTAATAGACACCAACTTGCACAAGCAATACGGGATGTCCTCCACGATGACCTGGGGGATCGTCATTGCCTGTTTCATCGCTTTCACATTCATCCTGGCACCCTTGGGTTGCATTCTGTACAAATATCGTATGGAAAAAAGAATCAAGAAGAGGACGTTTCTGAAACGTCCGGAGCACGGGTCAGTGGACGAAGGGATCATGGACGCTATGGTGATGTCCGAGCTTGGAGAGACGAACAACTCCAGGATCAAGATGATCGGCAAGAAACCCAGCCCCAGGACAGCGCGTCACGATAGGTCACAACAACCTAACAGCAGGCGTGGTTCGTCAACCTCCACGATTTCTTCCAGATTGAGATCTGAACGCAGGCCGCTCACAATGATGGAACTTGGAGACGGTCCAGAAATTTTAATAGTATAA
- the LOC106071923 gene encoding serine-rich adhesin for platelets-like, whose protein sequence is MTSVLILCIGIYIWSAMMFFVTGQCPTGCSECLPGSTAVCGSVCPNKISLPTDITTYVQKGNGTCETSGRPWVLRTDNFINYTKLENISITYSNVAAIHSIQPPFRHLTNLRVLSLAHNMFRGFGKTLLGLTKLEELDLSYNLMGALLNKSMETLTSLHTLNLDHNRLSQLNKETFQGLVSLQTLILSNNPLVSLDPDLFQPLTNIENIYLNNVNIQTIPSGLVTHLTALRNLDLSNNSLSTLGDDSFDGTSLDNLDLSSNQLTSVPTAAMKRCNKQPTQLLLAHNQISSLSNSDIKDFTIETLDLSHNQISQIPRDLFQNVKITNIYLNGNPINTIEKNTFDGLQLSSLDLSNTRLVSLPSSTEAWLKNTSAKVNLNNTNWQCDCDTLWLAELLTTHTNIVSPTCGVSTKYSGQLLSTATNQIRTDCITTTTQSTTTISHCPANCSQCDPGGTAVCSTICVSKANIPKDITTYIQTGSGTCNGVGKSWILRTEHFINYTKLENISLTNANVANFHPRDHPFEHLGNILKSLSLAHNRIITYGRNLENLTKLEELDLSYNSIGAMLNNSLSNLSLLKTLIFEHNQIKHLYKETFTGLASLQTLVLSHNPLESIDKDTFKPLTKIETVKLEDVQMNDIDPNWFAQHKTLRNIDLSHNFLKSIDERSFLRTFLEDLDLSYNNLTSVPTAAIKLCTKQPTRLSLANNQIPNISNADIVDFTVETLDLSDNQINQIPKDVFTNVKIESVNLSGNPIDKIEDGTFDGLQLLNLDLSNTRLVSLPRSTEKSLSTTSTRININNTNWQCDCDTLWLAELLTTHTNIVSPTCGVSTKYSGQLLSNATNQIRTDCITTTTQSTTTIGHCPANCTQCDPGGTAVCGTICVSKANIPKDITTYIQTGSGTCNGVGKSWILRTENFINYTKLENISLTNANVANFHPRDHPFEHLGNILKSLSLAHNRIITYGRNLENLTKLEELDLSYNSIGAMLNNSLSNLSLLKTLIFEHNQIKHLYKETFTGLASLQTLVLSHNPLESIDKDTFKPLTKIETVKLEDVQMNDIDPNWFAQHKTLRNIDLSHNFLKSIDEKSFLRTFLEDLDLSYNNLTSVPTAAIKRCTKQPTRLSLAHNQIPNISNADIVDFTVETLDLSDNQINQIPKDLFQNVLIESINLSGNPIDKIEDGTFDGLQLLNLDLSNTRLVSLPRSTEKSLATTSTRINLKNTNWQCDCDTLWLAELLTTHTNIVSPTCGVNTQYSGRLLSTATNQIRTDCITTTTQSTTTISHCPVNCTQCDPGGTAVCSTICVSKANIPKDITTYIQTGSGTCNGVGKSWILRTENFINYTKLENISLTNANVANFHPRDHPFEHLGNILKSLSLAHNRIITYGRNLENLTKLEELDLSYNSIGAMLNNSLSNLSLLKTLIFEHNQIKHLYKETFTGLASLQTLVLSHNPLESIDKDTFKPLTKIETVKLEDVQMNDIDPNWFAQHKTLRNIDLSHNLLKSIDEKSFLRTFLEDLDLSYNNLTSVPTAAIKRCTKQPTRLSLAHNQIPNISNADIVDFTVETLDLSDNQINQIPKDLFQNVLIESVNLSGNPIDKIEDGTFDGLQLLNLDLSNTRLVSLPRSTEKSLSTTSTRINLNNTNWQCDCDTLWLAELLTTHTNIVSPTCGVNTQYSGQLFSTAASQLKNDCNRTSTTSTTTTTTTSTTATTTTSTTVTATSTTPGITTSSTTATTSITTPKKTITKPPKVWTTIPKNKTKPKAWTTLLTSTTTTTTPTTTTSPTTTTTPTTTSTPTTTSTPTTTTTPTTTSTSPSTITQPNNKTVTPKIKTTTLRNKETKPLHSSTTQTTTRPPRITKVKSLTTTGKYNRTKPMWTTPTTTVTTPCAASTTLSTTLTTQRTISPKLSTPTTTTTTTSTTPSITTTLPFTVPNNKTGTPKIKTTTLRHKETKPTTSTILTTTQRLPRITKVKILTTTRKYNRTKPSMTTLNTTATTQNITSSVSTATTPTTTMTILSAASTTTTTDSTTILTKVTVTPRIKTTTPKSKMTKPTTTTIAVTTTARLPRTKITRSKNLTTTSKYSRTKPTVTNTTPTTSTPLKTTTSTLTNATSTQKATTLTPATTSTTTSTSVAKATATMKIKTTSLKSKTKSIATTALPTTVRSSRITKYKLLTTKYSKTKPTYTFTTTAAATTPTTTTTMPTTTTPSITKPTATMKIKTTSQKSKTKPTTTTALPTTMRTPKITKFKLLTTSTKSSNTKPTYTFTTTVAKTTPMTTTTAPTTTLKTLTKTTATPKSKTTTLRSKWTKTTTPRAKVTKAKSITTTPKNKMSLTTSTTLTNHTSTQAIASSTSVALPPTTTTITNTPTTAETTTTTSTLATAPKSTTTTAPLTAPATPTATMKTKVTKYKAETTTHKFKITKNFTKSIIPQTPTTTMTTTMISTTTAADTTKSSATSSTSSPSTQSSTQPPSYAAASKGNSTDYIPLVLIGLAATVMLCLTVVGTVVTHYMCVKKAQQQNEVNVQPSSIIPAWYPRYY, encoded by the exons ATGACCAGTGTGTTAATACTTTGTATCGGGATCTACATCTGGAGCGCTATGATGTTCTTTGTAACTGGTCAGTGTCCTACAGGCTGTAGTGAATGTCTGCCAGGAAGTACTGCAGTCTGTGGGTCAGTGTGTCCAAATAAAATCAGTTTACCAACAGATATTACAACTTACGTTCAAAAAGGAAATGGTACTTGTGAAACATCAGGAAGACCATGGGTACTTCGAACTGACAATTTTATCAATTACACCAAGCTGGAAAATATAAGTATTACCTATTCCAATGTGGCTGCCATACACTCAATACAGCCTCCGTTCAGGCATTTGACAAATTTAAGAGTTCTTTCGTTAGCACACAATATGTTCAGGGGTTTCGGCAAAACTTTATTAGGACTGACCAAATTAGAAGAACTGGACTTAAGTTATAACTTGATGGGAGCGTTGTTAAATAAATCAATGGAAACATTAACATCATTACACACTTTGAACCTGGATCACAACCGCCTGAGTcaattaaataaagaaacatttcaagGACTTGTAAGTCTCCAAACATTGATTCTGTCTAACAACCCTCTCGTCTCATTGGATCCAGATTTATTTCAGCCACTGACTAAtattgaaaacatttatttgaatAATGTCAACATCCAAACTATACCATCCGGTTTAGTAACTCATCTGACAGCTCTCAGAAACCTTGATCTTTCCAACAATTCTCTATCGACTCTAGGTGATGACAGTTTTGATGGGACATCTCtagataatttagatctatccTCTAATCAACTGACATCAGTTCCAACAGCAGCCATGAAGCGATGCAACAAACAACCCACACAACTTTTACTGGCCCACAACCAAATTTCAAGTCTTTCTAACTCTGACATCAAAGATTTCACAATAGAAACTTTAGATCTTAGTCACAATCAAATCAGTCAGATTCCAAGagacttgtttcaaaatgttaaaaTCACTAATATATATCTCAACGGTAATCCTATAAATACGATTGAGAAAAATACATTTGATGGCCTCCAATTGTCCAGTCTTGACCTTAGCAACACTAGACTAGTGTCTCTGCCCAGTTCAACAGAGGCCTGGCTGAAAAATACATCGGCCAAAGTCAATCTCAACAACACTAACTGGCAATGTGACTGCGACACTCTTTGGTTGGCCGAACTCTTGACCACTCACACAAACATTGTCTCACCGACATGTGGAGTCAGCACCAAGTATTCTGGTCAACTTTTGTCCACTGCAACAAATCAGATAAGAACAGACTGTATAACTACTACAACACAATCAACAACAACGATCAGTCATTGTCCAGCCAACTGTTCACAGTGTGATCCTGGAGGTACTGCAGTATGTAGTACAATTTGTGTATCTAAAGCCAATATACCAAAGGACATaacaacatacatacaaacaggAAGTGGTACATGTAATGGAGTAGGCAAATCTTGGATACTTCGAACAGAACATTTTATCAATTACACAAAACTTGAAAATATCAGTCTCACTAACGCTAATGTGGCCAACTTTCACCCAAGAGATCATCCTTTTGAACATTtaggaaacattttaaaatctttgtcACTTGCTCATAATAGAATTATAACGTATGGAagaaatttagaaaatttaacCAAGTTAGAAGAATTGGATCTAAGTTATAACTCCATTGGGGCAATGTTAAACAATTCATTGTCAAATCTTAGTCTATTAAAAACTCTTATCTTTGAACACAatcaaattaaacatttatataaggAAACCTTCACTGGACTAGCCAGCTTACAAACACTTGTATTGTCACACAATCCTCTAGAATCTATTGACAAAGACACATTTAAGCCGCTGACCAAAATTGAAACTGTGAAATTAGAAGATGTACAAATGAATGACATTGATCCAAATTGGTTCGCTCAACACAAGACATTGAGGAATATTGATCTTTCACACAATTTCCTCAAGTCAATTGATGAGAGAAGTTTTCTGAGGACGTTTTTAGAAGACCTTGACTTGTCTTACAATAATCTGACGTCAGTACCTACAGCAGCAATCAAACTATGTACTAAGCAACCAACAAGACTTTCATTAGCCAACAATCAAATTCCAAATATTTCCAACGCTGATATCGTTGACTTTACTGTGGAAACTTTAGATCTTAGTGACAATCAAATCAATCAGATTCCAAAGGATgtgtttacaaatgtaaaaatagaaagTGTTAATTTAAGTGGTAATCCGATTGATAAAATAGAAGACGGCACATTTGATGGACTCCAGCTGTTGAACCTTGACCTTAGCAACACTAGACTCGTGTCTTTACCTAGATCAACAGAAAAGTCGTTGTCCACTACATCCACCAGAATCAATATCAACAACACTAACTGGCAATGTGACTGTGACACTCTTTGGTTGGCAGAGCTCTTGACCACTCACACAAACATAGTCTCACCGACATGTGGAGTCAGCACCAAGTATTCTGGTCAACTTTTATCTAATGCAACAAATCAGATAAGAACAGACTGTATAACTACTACAACACAATCAACAACAACGATCGGTCATTGTCCAGCCAACTGTACACAGTGTGATCCTGGAGGTACTGCAGTATGTGGTACAATTTGTGTATCTAAAGCCAATATACCAAAGGACATAACAACGTATATACAAACAGGAAGTGGTACATGTAATGGAGTAGGCAAATCTTGGATACTTCGAACAGAAAATTTTATCAATTACACAAAACTTGAAAATATCAGTCTCACTAACGCTAATGTGGCCAACTTTCACCCAAGAGATCATCCTTTTGAACATTtaggaaacattttaaaatctttgtcACTTGCTCATAATAGAATTATAACGTATGGAagaaatttagaaaatttaacCAAGTTAGAAGAATTGGATCTAAGTTATAACTCCATTGGGGCAATGTTAAACAATTCATTGTCAAATCTTAGTCTATTAAAAACTCTTATCTTTGAACACAatcaaattaaacatttatataaggAAACCTTCACTGGACTAGCCAGCTTACAAACACTTGTATTGTCACACAATCCTCTAGAATCTATTGACAAAGACACATTTAAGCCGCTGACCAAAATTGAAACTGTGAAATTAGAAGATGTACAAATGAATGACATTGATCCAAATTGGTTCGCTCAACACAAGACATTGAGGAATATTGATCTTTCACACAATTTCCTCAAGTCAATTGATGAGAAAAGTTTTCTGAGAACGTTTTTAGAAGACCTTGACTTGTCTTACAATAATCTGACGTCAGTACCTACTGCAGCAATCAAACGATGTACTAAGCAACCAACAAGACTTTCATTAGCCCACAATCAAATTCCAAATATTTCCAACGCTGATATCGTTGACTTTACTGTGGAAACTTTAGATCTTAGTgacaatcaaataaatcagattCCAAAggatctatttcaaaatgtactTATAGAAAGTATCAATCTAAGCGGTAATCCGATTGATAAAATAGAAGACGGCACATTTGATGGACTCCAGCTGTTGAACCTTGACCTTAGCAACACTAGACTCGTGTCTTTACCTAGATCAACGGAAAAGTCGTTGGCCACTACATCCACCAGAATCAATCTCAAAAACACTAACTGGCAATGTGACTGTGACACTCTTTGGTTGGCCGAGCTCTTGACCACTCACACGAACATAGTCTCACCGACATGTGGAGTTAACACTCAATACTCTGGTCGGCTCTTGTCCACTGCAACAAATCAGATAAGAACAGACTGTATAACTACTACAACACAATCAACAACAACGATCAGTCATTGTCCAGTCAACTGTACACAGTGCGATCCTGGAGGTACTGCAGTATGTAGTACAATTTGTGTATCTAAAGCCAATATACCAAAGGACATaacaacatacatacaaacaggAAGTGGTACATGTAATGGAGTAGGCAAATCTTGGATACTTCGAACAGAAAATTTTATCAATTACACAAAACTTGAAAATATCAGTCTCACTAACGCTAATGTGGCCAACTTTCACCCAAGAGATCATCCTTTTGAACATTtaggaaacattttaaaatctttgtcACTTGCTCATAATAGAATTATAACGTATGGAagaaatttagaaaatttaacCAAGTTAGAAGAATTGGATCTAAGTTATAACTCTATTGGGGCAATGTTAAACAATTCATTGTCAAATCTTAGTCTATTAAAAACTCTTATCTTTGAACACAatcaaattaaacatttatataaggAAACCTTCACTGGACTAGCCAGCTTACAAACACTTGTATTGTCACACAATCCTCTAGAATCTATTGACAAAGACACATTTAAGCCGCTGACCAAAATTGAAACTGTGAAATTAGAAGATGTACAAATGAATGATATTGATCCAAATTGGTTCGCTCAACACAAGACATTGAGGAATATTGATCTTTCACACAATTTACTTAAATCAATTGATGAGAAAAGTTTTCTGAGGACGTTTTTAGAAGACCTGGACTTGTCTTACAATAATCTGACGTCTGTTCCTACAGCAGCAATCAAACGATGTACTAAGCAACCAACAAGACTTTCATTAGCCCACAATCAAATTCCAAATATTTCCAACGCTGATATCGTTGACTTTACTGTGGAAACTTTAGATCTTAGTGACAATCAAATCAATCAGATTCCAAAggatctatttcaaaatgtactAATAGAAAGTGTCAATCTAAGCGGTAATCCGATTGATAAAATAGAAGACGGCACATTTGATGGACTTCAGCTGTTGAACCTTGACCTTAGCAACACCAGACTCGTGTCTTTACCTAGATCAACAGAAAAGTCGTTGTCCACTACATCCACCAGAATCAATCTCAACAACACTAACTGGCAATGTGACTGCGACACTCTTTGGTTGGCAGAGCTCTTGACCACTCACACAAACATAGTCTCACCGACATGTGGAGTTAACACTCAATACTCTGGTCAGCTCTTCTCCACTGCAGCAAGTCAGTTGAAAAACGATTGCAATAGAA CATCGACAACTTCTACAACCACAACAACGACAACTTCAACAACCGCAACAACTACAACGTCTACAACTGTAACAGCGACATCTACCACTCCCGGAATAACGACATCGTCTACAACCGCAACAACTTCAATAACAACGCCAAAAAAGACAATAACGAAGCCGCCAAAAGTCTGGACGACAataccaaaaaataaaacaaagcccAAAGCTTGGACAACGTTGTTAACATCAACAACGACCACTACCACGCCTACAACCACTACTTCGCCTACAACCACTACCACGCCTACAACCACATCCACGCCTACAACCACATCCACGCCTACAACCACTACCACGCCTACAACGACATCCACTTCACCTTCAACGATTACTCAGCCAAATAATAAAACAGTGACgcccaaaataaaaacaaccacgctaagaaacaaagaaacaaaaccaTTGCACAGCAGCACAACTCAAACTACAACAAGGCCGCCTAGAATTACTAAAGTCAAAAGTTTAACAACTACAGGAAAGTACAACAGAACTAAGCCCATGTGGACGACGCCAACCACCACAGTGACGACGCCATGTGCAGCATCGACAACACTATCAACCACATTGACGACGCAAAGAACAATATCTCCGAAGCTAAGTACCCCAACGACGACGACAACAACTACTTCCACAACGCCTTCAATTACCACAACTTTGCCATTCACTGTACCAAATAATAAAACGGGGACCcccaaaattaaaacaacaacgcTAAGACACAAAGAAACGAAACCGACAACCAGCACGATTCTGACCACAACCCAAAGACTGCCTAGAATAACTAAAGTCAAAATTTTAACAACTACAAGAAAATACAACAGAACGAAACCATCGATGACGACACTAAACACTACAGCGACGACGCAAAACATCACATCATCAGTCAGTACAGCAACGACGCCAACCACAACAATGACTATCTTATCCGCCGCATCGACTACAACGACAACAGACTCAACAACGATATTGACGAAAGTAACTGTAACGCCTAGAATAAAAACAACTACTCCTAAATCCAAGATGACCAAACCCACAACGACGACCATTGCGGTTACTACGACAGCAAGATTACCAAGAACTAAGATAACAAGGTCCAAAAACTTAACAACCACGTCGAAATACAGCAGAACTAAACCGACAGTAACGAATACGACTCCAACAACATCTACacctttgaaaacaacaacatcgaCATTAACCAATGCAACATCTACACAAAAAGCTACAACGTTGACTCCAGCTACAACATCAACGACCACATCTACATCGGTAGCAAAGGCAACAGCGACAATGAAAATAAAGACAACTTCACTAAAATCTAAGACAAAGTCCATCGCAACAACTGCATTGCCTACCACAGTGAGATCGTCGAGAATAACTaagtataaactattaactacAAAATACAGCAAGACCAAGCCAACCTACACCTTTACTacaacagcagcagcaacaacTCCAACGACCACAACAACCATGCCAACGACTACAACACCGTCAATAACAAAACCAACGGCGACGATGAAAATTAAAACAACTTCACAAAAATCCAAGACGAAGCCCACAACTACAACAGCATTGCCAACCACAATGAGAACGCCAAAAATAACCAAGTTTAAATTGTTGACAACATCAACAAAATCCAGCAATACTAAACCAACATACACTTTCACCACAACGGTAGCAAAGACGACACCAATGACCACAACGACAGCACCAACAACCACATTAAAAACGTTAACCAAAACAACAGCAACGCCCAAATCAAAAACAACGACGCTCAGGTCCAAGTGGACGAAGACAACAACACCAAGAGCCAAAGTCACAAAGGCTAAAAGTATAACAACGACgccaaaaaacaaaatgagtcTAACAACATCGACCACACTCACCAACCATACATCGACACAAGCCATCGCCTCATCAACCTCAGTGGCACTACCACCAACAACAACGACAATTACGAACACCCCAACTACagcagaaacaacaacaacaacgtcgACTCTGGCGACTGCACCAAAGTCAACAACAACGACGGCCCCATTAACAGCACCAGCTACCCCAACAGCAACGATGAAAACCAAAGTAACAAAATACAAAGCAGAAACGACGACGCACAAattcaaaataacaaaaaattttaCCAAATCAATAATACCACAAACACCAACCACAACTATGACAACCACAATGATAAGCACAACCACAGCCGCAGATACAACTAAATCATCAGCAACGTCATCGACATCTTCTCCATCCACACAATCTTCAACTCAGCCGCCTTCGTATGCAGCGGCCTCGAAGGGAAACTCAACAGATTACATTCCCTTGGTGCTGATAGGTCTAGCGGCTACCGTGATGCTCTGTCTAACAGTGGTGGGTACAGTCGTCACACACTACATGTGCGTGAAAAAAGCTCAGCAGCAAAACGAAGTAAATGTACAGCCCTCGTCGATCATCCCTGCCTGGTATCCTCGATATTACTGA